In a single window of the Marinobacter sp. NP-4(2019) genome:
- a CDS encoding cytochrome P450: MPTLSKTFDDIQSRVINATSRVVPMHRQIQGLKLLMSAKKKAFGPRRPVPEFVESVIPDVNTLALEDIDVSNPFLYRQDQWRAYFKRLRDEAPAHYQKNSPFGPFWSVTRFEDIMFVDKSHDLFSAEPQIILGDPPEGLSVEMFIAMDPPKHDVQRSSVQGVVAPKNLKEMEELIRSRTGDVLDSLPLGQPFNWVPTVSKELTGRMLATLLDFPYEERHKLVEWSDRMAGAASATGGEYAEEEIMFDDAADMAWSFSRLWRDKEARRAAGEEPGFDLISLLQSNDDTKDLINRPMEFIGNLTLLIVGGNDTTRNSMSGGLVAMNEFPKEFEKLKAKPELIPNMVSEIIRWQTPLAYMRRVAKQDVELGGQTIKKGDRVVMWYASGNRDERKFEDPDHFIIDRKDARNHMSFGYGVHRCMGNRLAELQLRILWEEILKRFDKIEVVGEPERVQSNFVRGYSELMVQLTPKS, from the coding sequence ATGCCAACACTGTCTAAAACATTTGACGACATTCAATCCCGAGTGATCAATGCTACCTCCAGGGTGGTACCGATGCACAGGCAGATCCAGGGGCTGAAACTGTTAATGAGCGCCAAGAAGAAGGCCTTCGGCCCACGCCGGCCGGTGCCCGAATTTGTTGAATCAGTCATCCCGGACGTTAACACGCTGGCCCTTGAGGACATCGATGTCAGCAATCCATTTTTGTATCGGCAGGATCAGTGGCGCGCCTATTTCAAACGGTTGCGCGATGAGGCTCCGGCGCATTACCAGAAGAACAGCCCCTTCGGCCCCTTTTGGTCGGTGACTCGCTTTGAGGACATCATGTTCGTAGACAAGAGTCACGACCTGTTTTCCGCCGAGCCGCAAATCATATTAGGCGACCCTCCAGAGGGGCTGTCGGTGGAAATGTTCATAGCCATGGATCCGCCAAAACACGATGTGCAGCGCAGCTCGGTTCAAGGCGTGGTGGCACCGAAGAACCTGAAGGAAATGGAGGAGCTGATCCGATCGCGTACCGGCGATGTGCTTGACAGCCTGCCTCTGGGCCAGCCCTTCAACTGGGTGCCCACTGTATCGAAGGAACTCACCGGTCGCATGCTCGCAACCCTTCTGGATTTTCCTTACGAGGAACGTCACAAGCTGGTTGAGTGGTCGGATCGGATGGCCGGGGCAGCATCGGCAACCGGCGGCGAGTATGCCGAAGAAGAGATCATGTTTGACGACGCGGCTGACATGGCCTGGTCCTTCTCCAGGCTCTGGAGGGATAAGGAAGCGCGCCGCGCGGCGGGCGAAGAGCCCGGTTTCGATTTGATCAGCCTGCTACAGAGCAACGACGACACCAAAGATCTGATCAATCGCCCGATGGAGTTTATCGGCAATCTGACGCTGCTTATCGTTGGCGGCAATGATACCACTCGCAACTCAATGAGTGGTGGCCTGGTGGCCATGAACGAATTCCCAAAGGAGTTCGAAAAACTGAAGGCAAAACCGGAACTGATTCCGAACATGGTGTCGGAAATCATCCGCTGGCAAACGCCGCTGGCCTATATGCGCCGAGTCGCCAAGCAAGATGTTGAGCTGGGCGGCCAGACCATCAAAAAGGGCGATCGCGTTGTGATGTGGTACGCCTCGGGCAACCGTGACGAGCGCAAGTTCGAGGACCCCGATCACTTCATTATCGATCGCAAGGACGCACGAAACCATATGTCATTTGGCTACGGTGTTCACCGTTGCATGGGCAACCGCCTGGCCGAATTGCAACTGCGTATCCTATGGGAAGAGATTCTCAAACGCTTTGACAAGATCGAAGTCGTCGGCGAGCCGGAGCGCGTGCAGTCCAACTTCGTGCGGGGCTATTCGGAGCTGATGGTCCAGCTGACACCAAAAAGTTAA
- a CDS encoding 2Fe-2S iron-sulfur cluster-binding protein, with product MGKITFIEHDQTKHVAEFKTGSSVMQIAVDNLIPGIDGDCGGECACGTCHVIVSDDWFRKTGTPGGEEEQMLSMTPERESTSRLGCQVVITDEMDGMTVHLPEFQM from the coding sequence ATGGGTAAGATTACTTTTATAGAACATGATCAAACTAAACATGTCGCTGAGTTCAAAACTGGTTCCTCGGTAATGCAAATCGCCGTTGACAATCTGATCCCCGGTATTGACGGGGACTGCGGGGGGGAATGTGCCTGTGGCACCTGCCACGTCATCGTCTCGGACGATTGGTTCAGAAAGACAGGTACGCCTGGTGGTGAGGAAGAGCAAATGCTGTCAATGACCCCGGAGCGGGAGAGCACTTCGCGCCTGGGCTGCCAGGTGGTCATTACTGATGAAATGGACGGCATGACCGTGCATTTACCCGAGTTCCAGATGTGA
- a CDS encoding AraC family transcriptional regulator, translated as MMTTQKAGDLQKTGPGIPSNYSRLIARELDLTAKQLPRLLLGTGLGVAQLLSEESLLTAAQQMRILRNALDLSGLPEFGLRLGKRLTPATHGAMGFVAYSSPDFLTALQAIHTFLPTRASFIHLHLQQVNERLECILDYQESLDDDIQQCLSDAMIKALFEFGEFIIGRPLHEAEIYFAHPEPKYKAMYADFLSGQIHYDCDQVKLTLPMSLCREPNASANHENYRLALQQCESMLVQLQSDQPSYQTQLKMMMLSRPPGTLSEDEAAASLFMSKRTLARKLKQERSGFRKVRDEILSQQAATYLRESQLSIEAISALMNYHDIANFRRAFKRWFDQSPEQFRQNVR; from the coding sequence ATGATGACGACGCAGAAGGCGGGTGATTTGCAAAAAACCGGTCCAGGTATTCCATCGAATTACTCACGGCTAATTGCGCGTGAGCTTGATTTAACAGCCAAACAACTGCCACGTCTGCTGCTCGGCACCGGGCTTGGTGTGGCGCAATTATTGAGTGAGGAAAGCCTGCTTACCGCAGCTCAGCAGATGCGGATTCTGCGCAACGCACTGGACTTGTCCGGCCTGCCGGAATTCGGGTTGCGGCTCGGCAAGCGACTGACACCGGCAACCCATGGAGCAATGGGGTTCGTTGCTTACAGCAGCCCCGACTTTCTCACTGCGCTGCAGGCGATTCATACTTTTCTGCCCACGCGTGCTAGCTTCATCCACCTGCATTTGCAGCAAGTCAACGAGCGCCTGGAGTGTATTCTGGACTATCAGGAGTCGCTGGACGATGACATACAGCAGTGCCTGTCGGATGCGATGATTAAGGCCCTTTTTGAATTTGGCGAATTTATAATTGGTCGCCCTTTGCATGAGGCTGAAATATACTTCGCTCATCCTGAACCAAAGTATAAGGCAATGTATGCCGATTTTTTATCCGGGCAGATTCACTATGATTGCGATCAGGTAAAACTTACGTTGCCGATGTCATTGTGTCGGGAACCGAATGCGTCCGCCAATCACGAAAACTATCGTCTGGCCTTGCAACAGTGTGAATCGATGCTTGTGCAACTTCAGTCGGATCAACCGAGCTATCAGACCCAGCTGAAGATGATGATGTTGTCCCGACCGCCCGGAACGCTCAGTGAAGACGAAGCAGCGGCCTCGTTGTTCATGAGCAAACGCACTCTGGCACGCAAACTCAAGCAGGAACGCAGCGGTTTTCGGAAAGTTCGCGACGAGATTCTGTCCCAGCAGGCAGCGACCTATTTGCGTGAAAGCCAACTGTCAATCGAGGCCATTTCCGCGTTGATGAACTATCACGACATTGCCAATTTCAGACGCGCCTTCAAGCGCTGGTTTGACCAGTCGCCTGAGCAGTTCAGGCAAAATGTCAGATGA
- a CDS encoding TetR/AcrR family transcriptional regulator — protein MVNRQMTPASKLGDQGDVLSNAARLFREKGFERTSLKEIAEACNMLPGSLYYRYNSKEALLVELMRRGVDLVTAEVESAYASSDDPVERLRLCINAHLRALLVDSDAVYVLLFEWRALGPEAREEIIELRDQYESLWADILETMIAQGVIRKNVDGRLLRLIGLGALNWVATWFDPNGAHSLDAIGDLIWQIAMDGVINKGGQA, from the coding sequence ATGGTTAACAGACAGATGACTCCTGCAAGCAAACTGGGCGACCAGGGCGACGTTTTGTCTAACGCAGCCCGGCTTTTTCGTGAGAAAGGCTTTGAAAGGACGTCGCTCAAGGAGATTGCCGAGGCCTGCAATATGCTGCCCGGAAGTCTGTATTATCGTTACAACAGCAAGGAAGCGCTGCTTGTCGAGCTGATGCGCCGGGGGGTGGACCTGGTTACCGCAGAGGTCGAGTCGGCTTACGCCAGTTCGGATGACCCGGTTGAACGGTTGCGTCTTTGTATCAACGCGCATCTGCGAGCCCTGTTGGTCGATTCGGACGCGGTTTACGTGCTGCTGTTTGAATGGCGAGCGCTGGGCCCGGAGGCCCGCGAGGAAATCATCGAACTGCGTGACCAGTACGAGTCCTTGTGGGCCGATATCCTCGAAACGATGATTGCACAGGGCGTGATCCGGAAGAATGTTGACGGCCGTTTGCTCCGCCTGATCGGCCTTGGGGCGCTCAACTGGGTTGCAACCTGGTTCGACCCGAACGGGGCTCATTCACTCGACGCCATTGGCGACTTGATCTGGCAGATCGCGATGGACGGTGTGATCAATAAAGGGGGGCAGGCATAG